Proteins from a genomic interval of Xanthomonas sp. AM6:
- the hppD gene encoding 4-hydroxyphenylpyruvate dioxygenase produces the protein MQVTTFENPMGIDGFEFVEFAAPAGQGEQLHAYFRAMGFSAVLRHRSRAITVYRQGGVNFLVNEEPDSFAADFAAAHGPCACGFAIRFQHPAEEVFAKVLDNGGEAIADKADTRAVPAPVVKGIGDCMLYLVDRYGEKGSVYADFEPVPGAEPYPAGFGLTFIDHLTHNLYFGNMQRWSDYYERLFNFREIRYFDIKGAKTGLTSKAMTAPDGVVRIPLNESSDPKSQINEYLDAYHGEGIQHIACFTDDIYETVERMRAAGVEFLDTPDAYFEVIDQRIPNHGEDVPRLARNKILIDADPETKQRKLLQIFTQNCIGPIFFEIIQRKGNEGFGEGNFQALFESIERDQMKRGVL, from the coding sequence ATGCAGGTCACCACCTTCGAGAACCCGATGGGCATCGACGGCTTCGAATTCGTCGAATTCGCCGCGCCGGCCGGCCAGGGCGAGCAGCTGCACGCCTACTTCCGCGCCATGGGCTTCAGCGCGGTGCTGCGCCACCGCAGCCGCGCGATCACCGTGTACCGGCAGGGCGGGGTCAATTTCCTGGTCAACGAGGAACCCGATTCGTTCGCCGCCGATTTCGCCGCCGCGCACGGCCCCTGCGCCTGCGGCTTCGCGATCCGCTTCCAGCATCCGGCCGAGGAAGTGTTCGCCAAGGTGCTGGATAACGGCGGCGAAGCCATCGCCGACAAGGCCGACACGCGCGCGGTGCCGGCGCCGGTGGTCAAGGGCATCGGCGACTGCATGCTGTACCTGGTCGACCGCTACGGCGAGAAGGGCTCGGTGTACGCCGACTTCGAACCGGTGCCCGGCGCCGAGCCGTACCCGGCCGGCTTCGGCCTGACCTTCATCGACCACCTGACCCACAACCTGTACTTCGGCAACATGCAGCGCTGGTCGGACTACTACGAGCGCCTGTTCAACTTCCGCGAGATCCGCTACTTCGACATCAAGGGCGCCAAGACCGGGCTGACCTCCAAGGCGATGACCGCGCCGGACGGCGTGGTGCGCATCCCGCTCAACGAATCCTCCGATCCGAAGAGCCAGATCAACGAATACCTCGACGCCTACCATGGCGAAGGCATCCAGCACATCGCCTGCTTCACCGACGACATCTACGAGACGGTGGAGCGGATGCGCGCGGCCGGCGTGGAATTCCTGGACACCCCGGACGCCTACTTCGAGGTGATCGACCAGCGCATTCCCAACCACGGCGAAGACGTGCCGCGGCTGGCGCGCAACAAGATCCTGATCGACGCCGACCCGGAGACCAAGCAGCGCAAGCTGCTGCAGATCTTCACCCAGAACTGCATCGGCCCGATCTTCTTCGAGATCATCCAGCGCAAGGGCAACGAGGGCTTCGGCGAAGGCAACTTCCAGGCGCTGTTCGAGAGCATCGAGCGCGACCAGATGAAGCGCGGCGTGCTCTGA
- a CDS encoding DUF559 domain-containing protein, translating into MKLIVELDGSQHSTKIDAERSGYLESQGMRMLRFWNDDVLLHADAVVASILDVAGAIDPVFVRTLTPTPLPVGEGLSEQEPTP; encoded by the coding sequence TTGAAGCTGATCGTTGAACTGGACGGCTCACAACATTCGACAAAGATCGATGCCGAGCGGTCTGGCTACCTGGAGTCCCAAGGAATGCGCATGCTCCGGTTCTGGAACGACGACGTACTCCTGCACGCGGATGCGGTGGTCGCGTCGATCTTGGATGTTGCTGGTGCTATCGATCCTGTCTTCGTCCGTACCCTCACCCCAACCCCTCTCCCGGTGGGAGAGGGGCTTTCAGAGCAAGAGCCCACGCCATGA
- a CDS encoding MarR family transcriptional regulator yields the protein MTIAPSAPPPSEPSLDLEQFLPYRISVLSNRISSNIARVYGERYGMAVTEWRVMAVLALYPGLSAGEVSERTAMDKVAVSRAVARLLERGFIQRETHGDDRRRSVLHLSAAGVEVYQVVAPMVLECERRLLAPFSEEEQRVLNRLIDRLAAEGLPSMTGK from the coding sequence ATGACGATCGCCCCCTCCGCGCCACCGCCTTCCGAGCCCTCCCTGGATCTGGAGCAGTTCCTGCCCTATCGCATCAGCGTGCTGTCCAACCGGATCAGCAGCAACATCGCCCGCGTCTACGGCGAGCGCTACGGCATGGCGGTGACCGAGTGGCGGGTGATGGCGGTGCTGGCGCTGTACCCGGGGCTGTCGGCCGGCGAGGTGTCCGAGCGCACCGCGATGGACAAGGTGGCGGTGAGCCGCGCGGTGGCGCGCCTGCTCGAGCGCGGTTTCATCCAGCGCGAGACCCATGGCGACGACCGCCGCCGCTCGGTGCTGCACCTGTCGGCGGCAGGCGTGGAGGTGTACCAGGTGGTGGCGCCGATGGTGCTGGAGTGCGAGCGCCGGCTGCTGGCGCCGTTCAGCGAGGAGGAGCAGCGCGTGCTGAACCGGCTGATCGACCGCCTGGCGGCCGAGGGGCTGCCGAGCATGACCGGAAAGTGA
- a CDS encoding thioredoxin family protein, with the protein MSNKTIKTMGGAAALLLALAGCEKAVAPEAEQAPAKPLDTSVQKPPVADPNQPVASGNTPAAADVAAVAALGAQFDPARDPANDLETAEVEAKRGGKRILLDVGGQWCSWCHILDEFIEGDAEVRSFRDANYVWVKVNYSDENKNEAFLAQYPKIEAYPHLLVLDADGKLLHSQFTGELEKGKGYDRKKFFDFLKQWAPPKT; encoded by the coding sequence ATGTCGAACAAGACGATCAAGACGATGGGCGGCGCGGCGGCGCTGCTGCTGGCCCTGGCGGGCTGCGAGAAGGCCGTCGCGCCGGAGGCCGAGCAGGCGCCGGCCAAGCCGCTGGACACCTCGGTGCAGAAGCCGCCGGTGGCCGATCCCAACCAGCCGGTGGCCTCGGGCAATACCCCCGCCGCCGCCGACGTGGCCGCGGTGGCGGCATTGGGCGCGCAGTTCGACCCGGCGCGCGACCCGGCCAACGACCTGGAAACGGCCGAGGTGGAAGCCAAGCGCGGCGGCAAGCGGATCCTGCTGGACGTGGGCGGCCAGTGGTGCTCGTGGTGCCACATCCTCGACGAATTCATCGAGGGCGACGCCGAGGTGCGCAGCTTCCGCGACGCCAACTACGTGTGGGTCAAGGTCAACTACAGCGACGAGAACAAGAACGAGGCGTTCCTGGCCCAGTACCCGAAGATCGAGGCCTACCCGCACCTGCTGGTGCTCGACGCCGACGGCAAGCTGCTGCACTCGCAGTTCACCGGCGAGCTGGAGAAGGGCAAGGGCTACGACCGCAAGAAGTTCTTCGACTTCCTCAAGCAGTGGGCGCCGCCGAAGACCTAG
- a CDS encoding oligopeptide:H+ symporter — MSVDDVASHPPASPQPAQPPEFKTLLGHPRPLWMLFMTEFWERFAFYGIRWALTLYIVAEFFQGSGAGEAPANRLYGAYLALVYASALFGGFVADRLIGYQRSLLIGAVVMSVGLFLIAVPNEEVFKIGLATIIAGNGLFKPNVSTMVGKLYPLDDPRRDSGFTIFYMGINAGGFVAPILTGLLADKLFGTEAMPAYKYVFIASGIGMLISLVWFWIGRHQLGAVGQPPAGGEGMGRTFGVLLATLVVIPVAYGLLLIDAGILGWILTALFVALCAMILVEGIREGRVPRDRSIAMLIVFVFNVMFFMFFEQAGSSFNFLAQNIVERDLGGWMFPVGWFQSVNTLAILVLGPVFVWLWVALRSANPSIPRKFGLGLIFNGLAFALLMFALSSLVDGSGKIPFWTLFMVYVIQTVGELCLSPIGLSMTTKLAPTKVVGFAMGGWFLSTAIGNNLSGIFAAGVSGETGMTVASALKGYTFGFWALLGSGVLLFLLAPLINKLMHGVK; from the coding sequence ATGAGCGTTGACGACGTCGCGTCGCACCCCCCCGCCTCGCCGCAGCCGGCGCAACCGCCCGAATTCAAGACCTTGCTGGGCCATCCACGGCCATTGTGGATGCTGTTCATGACCGAATTCTGGGAGCGCTTCGCGTTCTACGGCATCCGCTGGGCGCTGACCCTCTACATCGTGGCCGAGTTCTTTCAGGGCTCCGGCGCGGGCGAGGCCCCGGCCAACCGGCTCTACGGCGCCTATCTGGCGCTGGTCTACGCCTCGGCGCTGTTCGGCGGCTTCGTCGCCGACCGGCTGATCGGCTACCAGCGCTCGCTGCTGATCGGCGCGGTGGTCATGTCGGTGGGCCTGTTCCTGATCGCGGTGCCGAACGAAGAAGTGTTCAAGATCGGCCTGGCCACGATCATTGCCGGCAACGGCCTGTTCAAGCCGAACGTGTCGACCATGGTCGGCAAGCTGTATCCGCTCGACGATCCGCGCCGCGATTCGGGCTTCACCATCTTCTACATGGGCATCAACGCCGGCGGTTTCGTCGCGCCGATCCTGACCGGCCTGCTGGCCGACAAGCTGTTCGGCACCGAAGCGATGCCGGCCTACAAGTACGTGTTCATCGCCTCCGGCATCGGCATGCTGATCAGCCTGGTCTGGTTCTGGATCGGGCGCCACCAGCTCGGCGCGGTCGGCCAGCCGCCGGCCGGCGGCGAGGGCATGGGCCGCACGTTCGGCGTGCTGCTGGCGACGCTGGTGGTGATCCCGGTGGCCTATGGCCTGCTGCTGATCGACGCCGGCATCCTCGGCTGGATCCTCACCGCGCTGTTCGTGGCGCTGTGCGCGATGATCCTGGTCGAAGGCATCCGCGAGGGCCGCGTGCCGCGCGACCGCTCGATCGCCATGCTGATCGTGTTCGTGTTCAACGTGATGTTCTTCATGTTCTTCGAGCAGGCCGGCAGTTCGTTCAACTTCCTCGCGCAGAACATCGTCGAGCGCGACCTGGGCGGCTGGATGTTCCCGGTCGGCTGGTTCCAGTCGGTCAACACGCTGGCGATCCTGGTGCTGGGCCCGGTGTTCGTGTGGCTGTGGGTGGCGCTGCGCTCGGCCAACCCGTCGATCCCGCGCAAGTTCGGCCTGGGCCTGATCTTCAACGGCCTGGCCTTCGCGCTGCTGATGTTCGCCCTGTCCTCGCTGGTCGACGGCTCCGGCAAGATCCCGTTCTGGACCCTGTTCATGGTCTACGTGATCCAGACCGTGGGCGAGCTGTGCCTGTCGCCGATCGGCCTGTCGATGACCACCAAGCTGGCGCCGACCAAGGTGGTGGGCTTCGCGATGGGCGGCTGGTTCCTGTCCACCGCCATCGGCAACAACCTGTCCGGCATCTTCGCCGCGGGCGTCAGCGGTGAGACCGGCATGACCGTGGCCTCGGCGCTGAAGGGCTACACTTTCGGTTTCTGGGCGCTGCTCGGCTCGGGTGTGTTGTTGTTCCTGCTTGCACCGTTGATCAACAAGCTGATGCACGGTGTCAAATGA